From a single Wenzhouxiangella sp. XN24 genomic region:
- a CDS encoding tetratricopeptide repeat protein, with amino-acid sequence MKKSLLTPALLIVAGALAFSVVNLSDISASPERQADEPGTFIPPIAPVGATLLEGLGDYSRKITTDSEAAQRWFDQALMLTWGFNHQAAERSFLQAVSADPECAMCWWGAALVLGPHVNAGMDPANNAAAWERLQTARSLAKSAEPWEQAWIEALAARYAELPGDDRTALDRAYADAMKRVVETYPDDLDAATFYGEALMNMQPWNYWTPDGEPVGETLHIVEVLEGVIDRDGDHAGALHLYIHAVEASNEPERGVAAADRLRTLIPGSGHLVHMPAHIYARVGRWHDAVIANRRAIEADDAYLAACRPGPGVYPLGYVPHNHHFLWFAATMAGEQDVAIEAAASTNERTSDPDLMRTPGFEPMQNFALTPLFARVRFGRWDELLAMPKPADDLPYMVAMWHYGRGVAALRTGDVEAAGTHHARLAEFAGSPTIAAMTAWDRYSLIHGVRIAERTLAAELAWHAREVEAAIGAMNSAIAIEDELPYDEPPGWHHPGRQVLGAMLLEAGRPAEAEAAYRAELKRNPENGWSLKGLAQSLAAQDRDDEARSVAERFERAWAHADFELAATRL; translated from the coding sequence ATGAAAAAATCGCTTCTCACGCCCGCCCTCCTCATCGTGGCCGGCGCCCTTGCATTCTCGGTCGTCAATCTCTCCGATATTTCCGCCAGCCCGGAACGGCAGGCCGACGAACCCGGGACTTTCATCCCGCCCATCGCGCCGGTGGGCGCGACCCTGCTCGAGGGCCTGGGCGACTACAGCCGCAAGATCACTACCGACAGCGAAGCGGCGCAACGCTGGTTCGACCAGGCGCTGATGCTGACGTGGGGCTTCAATCACCAGGCCGCGGAGCGATCGTTCCTCCAGGCGGTCTCGGCCGATCCCGAGTGCGCGATGTGCTGGTGGGGCGCCGCACTGGTTCTGGGACCGCATGTCAACGCCGGGATGGACCCGGCGAACAATGCTGCGGCCTGGGAAAGGCTGCAGACCGCCCGCAGCCTGGCGAAGTCGGCCGAACCCTGGGAACAGGCCTGGATCGAGGCGCTGGCCGCTCGCTATGCCGAGCTCCCCGGCGATGACCGAACCGCGCTCGACCGCGCCTATGCCGATGCAATGAAGCGCGTGGTCGAAACCTATCCGGACGACCTCGACGCCGCGACGTTCTACGGCGAGGCGCTCATGAACATGCAGCCGTGGAACTACTGGACGCCCGACGGCGAACCGGTTGGCGAGACGCTGCATATCGTCGAGGTGCTCGAAGGCGTCATCGACCGGGACGGTGATCATGCCGGCGCGCTGCACCTGTACATTCACGCGGTCGAGGCATCGAACGAGCCGGAGCGAGGCGTCGCCGCCGCCGACCGGCTGCGTACCCTGATCCCGGGCTCGGGCCACCTCGTCCACATGCCCGCCCACATCTACGCCCGGGTCGGGCGCTGGCACGATGCCGTCATCGCGAACCGGCGCGCGATCGAGGCCGACGACGCCTACCTCGCCGCATGCCGGCCGGGACCGGGCGTTTATCCGCTGGGCTACGTGCCGCACAACCATCATTTCCTGTGGTTCGCCGCCACGATGGCCGGTGAACAGGATGTGGCCATCGAGGCCGCGGCTTCGACGAACGAACGCACCAGCGATCCGGACCTGATGCGCACGCCGGGCTTCGAACCGATGCAGAACTTCGCCCTCACGCCGCTGTTTGCCCGGGTTCGTTTCGGACGCTGGGATGAACTGCTCGCGATGCCGAAACCGGCCGACGACCTGCCCTACATGGTCGCGATGTGGCACTACGGCCGCGGAGTAGCCGCGCTGCGGACCGGCGACGTCGAGGCAGCGGGGACTCACCACGCGCGCCTGGCGGAGTTCGCCGGCAGCCCGACGATCGCGGCCATGACGGCCTGGGACCGTTACTCGCTGATCCACGGCGTGCGGATCGCCGAACGCACGCTGGCCGCCGAGCTGGCCTGGCACGCCCGCGAGGTCGAAGCGGCGATCGGCGCGATGAACAGTGCGATTGCGATCGAGGACGAGCTCCCCTACGACGAACCGCCCGGGTGGCACCATCCCGGCCGCCAGGTGCTGGGCGCGATGCTGCTGGAGGCCGGCAGGCCTGCGGAAGCCGAAGCGGCCTACCGTGCCGAGCTGAAGCGCAACCCGGAGAACGGCTGGTCGCTCAAGGGACTCGCGCAGTCGCTGGCCGCCCAGGACCGAGACGACGAGGCCCGCTCCGTGGCCGAGCGCTTCGAGCGCGCCTGGGCGCACGCCGACTTCGAGCTGGCCGCGACGCGGTTGTGA
- a CDS encoding SCO family protein translates to MLRTHLVLALVALSALVGCSEERVDSLSLQHARLADPPWSIETFELVDHTGASFSRDDLEGRWTLLFSGFTHCPDICPATLGILETAQQEFDRSPPFRTVFVSVDPERDTPERLAEYLAWFNEDWIGVTGERDQLERLLGSLQMAHVRVPTGKGESTFDHATAVALIDAQGRMAAYWRPPFDAAMLREDLAGLPAP, encoded by the coding sequence ATGCTCAGAACTCACCTGGTCCTGGCGCTGGTGGCGTTGTCGGCGCTCGTCGGCTGCAGCGAAGAACGCGTCGATTCACTCTCGTTGCAGCATGCCCGCCTCGCCGATCCCCCCTGGTCGATCGAGACATTCGAGCTCGTCGACCACACGGGTGCCTCGTTCTCGCGCGATGACCTGGAAGGCCGCTGGACACTCCTGTTCTCCGGCTTCACGCACTGCCCCGACATCTGCCCTGCCACGCTCGGAATCCTGGAAACCGCACAGCAGGAGTTCGACCGGAGCCCCCCGTTTCGCACGGTCTTTGTCAGCGTTGACCCGGAGCGCGACACGCCGGAACGCCTCGCCGAGTACCTGGCCTGGTTCAACGAAGACTGGATCGGGGTGACCGGCGAACGCGACCAGCTCGAGCGCCTGCTGGGAAGCCTGCAGATGGCCCATGTGCGCGTGCCCACCGGCAAAGGCGAATCCACCTTCGACCACGCCACAGCCGTCGCGCTGATCGACGCGCAGGGCCGAATGGCGGCCTACTGGCGACCGCCTTTCGACGCAGCCATGCTGCGCGAAGATCTCGCCGGCCTGCCCGCGCCCTGA
- a CDS encoding helix-turn-helix domain-containing protein, translated as MTTQATISEGPLIGLFGSESAYRVLMYLENYGQGYASQIAKTFGFSLSQVQNQLRKFEDIGLLVSRREATARVFYFRPSPITEALRAFLREMLTRLPPEVMERDFRERRRPRRFGKN; from the coding sequence ATGACGACTCAAGCAACGATTTCTGAAGGTCCGCTTATCGGCTTGTTCGGGAGCGAGTCGGCTTACCGTGTGCTCATGTACCTGGAAAACTACGGTCAGGGGTACGCCTCGCAGATCGCAAAGACATTTGGTTTTTCGCTCAGCCAGGTCCAGAACCAGCTGCGCAAATTCGAGGACATCGGGTTATTGGTGAGCCGGCGCGAAGCGACCGCGCGCGTGTTCTATTTCCGTCCGAGCCCCATAACAGAGGCCTTGCGGGCGTTTCTCCGGGAAATGCTCACTCGACTTCCTCCGGAGGTGATGGAACGCGATTTCCGGGAGCGCCGCCGCCCGCGTCGTTTTGGCAAAAATTGA
- a CDS encoding DUF2796 domain-containing protein, producing the protein MVRPAVSVLLLMVASAQASEPHVHGLARLTVSLDEQTLTIALSSPLDNLAGFEHAPRTEAQKAALEHIVATLERPAELFLATAAAGCTPASTNIESPILEDHSSHDHEHHHDHDHDHHAHADLYAEYTFDCAQPARLNNLTVVLFEAFPRLERIDAEAALPGRQVAAGLEPDDNIFNLR; encoded by the coding sequence ATGGTCCGACCCGCTGTTTCCGTTTTACTCTTGATGGTGGCGTCGGCGCAGGCCAGCGAGCCGCATGTGCACGGACTGGCGCGGCTCACGGTGTCGCTCGATGAGCAGACCCTGACCATCGCGCTGTCGTCGCCGCTCGACAATCTCGCGGGATTCGAGCATGCCCCGCGTACCGAGGCGCAGAAAGCTGCGCTCGAGCACATAGTCGCCACGCTGGAACGCCCGGCGGAACTGTTCCTGGCGACCGCCGCAGCGGGATGCACGCCCGCTTCGACGAACATCGAGTCTCCCATCCTCGAAGACCACTCGTCGCATGACCACGAGCATCACCACGACCACGACCACGACCACCACGCCCACGCCGACCTCTACGCCGAGTACACCTTCGATTGCGCACAACCGGCCCGGCTCAACAATCTGACCGTCGTCCTTTTCGAAGCCTTCCCCCGCCTCGAACGCATCGACGCCGAAGCCGCCCTCCCCGGTCGCCAGGTGGCCGCGGGCCTCGAGCCGGACGACAACATTTTCAACCTGCGCTGA
- a CDS encoding ABC transporter ATP-binding protein encodes MADTDTDTDTDTGTGTTTAADNNPVVRVRDLRFAWPGGDPCLDLPAFDIARGRHVFLYGPSGCGKSTLLNLLAGVLRPGQGELRLLDTDLDQLSGAARDRFRANHIGFIFQQFNLIPYLSVLDNVLLPCRFSTRRAARAREQSPSLHDEACRLLRHLDLDPTLWRRDATALSVGQQQRVAAARALIGRPELVFADEPTSALDEERQAAFLALLRQECLAAGAALLFVSHDRRLAAGFDEERSLATLNRVVAA; translated from the coding sequence TTGGCCGACACCGACACCGACACCGACACCGACACCGGCACCGGCACCACCACCGCAGCCGACAACAACCCGGTCGTCCGCGTCCGCGACCTGCGCTTCGCGTGGCCCGGCGGTGACCCGTGCCTCGACCTGCCGGCATTCGACATCGCACGCGGCCGGCACGTGTTTCTCTACGGCCCGAGCGGCTGCGGCAAGAGCACGCTGCTGAACCTGCTGGCCGGCGTGCTGCGCCCCGGCCAGGGCGAACTGCGCCTGCTCGACACCGATCTCGACCAGCTCTCCGGCGCCGCCCGCGACCGCTTCCGCGCCAATCACATCGGCTTCATCTTCCAGCAGTTCAACCTCATCCCCTACCTGTCGGTGCTCGACAACGTCCTGCTGCCCTGCCGCTTCTCGACACGCCGCGCAGCCCGCGCCCGCGAGCAATCGCCATCCCTGCACGACGAGGCCTGCCGCCTCCTGCGCCACCTCGATCTGGACCCCACGCTGTGGCGCCGGGACGCGACCGCGCTCTCCGTCGGCCAGCAGCAGCGCGTCGCCGCCGCCAGAGCCCTGATCGGCCGCCCCGAACTGGTGTTCGCCGACGAGCCCACGTCCGCGCTCGACGAGGAACGCCAGGCCGCGTTTCTCGCCCTGCTGCGCCAGGAATGCCTGGCCGCCGGCGCCGCCCTGCTGTTCGTCAGCCATGACCGCCGCCTCGCCGCCGGCTTCGACGAGGAACGTTCCCTCGCGACACTCAACCGCGTGGTGGCCGCCTGA
- a CDS encoding ABC transporter permease, translating into MPGLAKLALLSAWNRRYSLGLTMLAIALAVTLLLGIERIRHEVRDGFAQSVSGTDLIVGARSSPLQLVLYSVFRLGEATHNMSWPSAQRIAAHPAVAWTIPISLGDSHRGYPVVGTTPDYFVHFQHGDRQSLRLASGRPFGDLFETVIGAEVAAQLGYVQGDAITLSHGLGGTRLMEHAGKPFTVVGVLARTGTPVDRSVHINLASMEAIHLDWVGGAPLPGLEISADQVTRFDLEPKNITALLVGLESRAAVFRIQREINRDEEEALMAVLPGVALAQLWQLVGVAEQALLLISALVVVVSLVGLVAAMLTGLDQRRRELAILRSSGARPRDVFALLALEGGLVTLSGVLLGLVLLTALLVFGAPLVESRLGLGLELVAPGLRELRLLGLVLLVSMLTCLLPGWRAYRISLADGLTPRV; encoded by the coding sequence ATGCCCGGCCTGGCCAAGCTCGCCCTGCTGAGCGCGTGGAATCGCCGCTACAGCCTCGGCCTCACGATGCTCGCCATCGCCCTCGCCGTCACGCTGCTGCTCGGCATCGAACGCATCCGCCACGAGGTCCGCGACGGCTTCGCGCAGTCGGTCTCCGGCACCGACCTGATCGTCGGCGCACGCTCCAGCCCGCTGCAGCTCGTCCTGTACAGCGTCTTCCGCCTGGGCGAAGCCACGCACAACATGAGCTGGCCCAGCGCACAACGCATCGCCGCCCACCCGGCCGTCGCATGGACCATCCCGATCTCGCTCGGCGACTCGCATCGCGGCTACCCGGTCGTCGGCACCACGCCCGACTACTTCGTACACTTCCAACACGGCGATCGCCAGTCCCTGCGCCTCGCCTCCGGCCGGCCCTTCGGCGACCTGTTCGAGACCGTGATCGGCGCCGAGGTCGCCGCGCAACTCGGCTATGTCCAGGGCGACGCGATCACCCTGAGCCACGGCCTCGGCGGCACGCGCCTCATGGAACATGCGGGCAAGCCGTTCACCGTCGTGGGCGTGCTCGCGCGCACCGGGACGCCCGTCGATCGCAGCGTGCACATCAACCTCGCCTCGATGGAAGCCATCCATCTGGACTGGGTCGGCGGCGCGCCCCTGCCCGGGCTCGAGATCTCCGCCGACCAGGTCACGCGCTTCGACCTGGAGCCCAAGAACATCACGGCCCTCCTCGTGGGACTCGAAAGCCGCGCCGCCGTGTTCCGCATCCAGCGAGAGATCAACCGAGACGAGGAAGAAGCGCTCATGGCCGTGCTCCCGGGCGTCGCGCTTGCGCAGTTGTGGCAGCTCGTCGGGGTCGCGGAGCAGGCCCTGCTGCTGATCTCCGCGCTGGTCGTGGTGGTGAGCCTCGTCGGCCTCGTCGCAGCCATGTTGACGGGACTCGACCAGCGGCGCCGCGAACTGGCGATCCTGCGTTCCAGCGGGGCGCGCCCGCGTGACGTGTTCGCCCTGCTCGCCCTCGAGGGCGGCCTCGTGACATTGAGCGGCGTGCTGCTGGGGCTGGTGCTGCTCACGGCGCTGCTGGTGTTCGGCGCGCCCCTCGTCGAGTCCCGCCTGGGGCTCGGCCTCGAACTCGTCGCGCCGGGCCTGCGGGAACTCCGGCTACTCGGACTGGTCTTGCTGGTAAGCATGCTCACCTGCCTGCTGCCCGGCTGGCGCGCCTATCGCATCTCCCTGGCCGACGGCCTGACCCCGCGGGTCTAG
- a CDS encoding DUF3299 domain-containing protein — MTKLLGWLAAAVVVGAMVFLLVPGAPELPHETAGSSLDEAAPPSAPQDASAASAGTSEFAIGDRLPPAMMERASEYPEIEWDSLMPADWNPLEIFEGLDIDALDDADPRAIEALETLRAAWDEAPTNEALSGTAGRIAGFLVPLDWQAESFREFLLVPYFGACIHTPPPPANQIIHVIADPPVTEYGMMEAIWVEGRFEIAEIDTEMGRSGYRMYAHGVTLYEW, encoded by the coding sequence ATGACGAAACTTCTCGGATGGCTCGCCGCAGCGGTCGTCGTCGGTGCGATGGTGTTCCTGCTCGTGCCGGGCGCGCCGGAACTACCGCACGAAACCGCGGGATCGTCTCTCGACGAAGCCGCGCCGCCGTCCGCTCCGCAGGATGCTTCCGCCGCCTCGGCCGGCACGTCGGAGTTTGCGATCGGCGACCGCCTCCCGCCGGCCATGATGGAGCGCGCCTCGGAGTATCCGGAAATCGAGTGGGACTCCCTCATGCCCGCGGACTGGAATCCACTGGAAATCTTCGAGGGCCTGGACATCGACGCGCTCGACGACGCCGACCCGCGCGCGATCGAGGCGCTGGAGACGCTCCGGGCGGCCTGGGACGAGGCGCCGACCAACGAGGCCCTGTCCGGCACCGCGGGGCGTATCGCCGGCTTCCTCGTGCCCCTCGACTGGCAGGCCGAGAGCTTCCGGGAGTTCCTGCTCGTGCCCTATTTCGGCGCGTGCATCCACACGCCCCCGCCGCCGGCCAACCAGATCATTCATGTCATCGCCGACCCGCCGGTGACCGAGTACGGCATGATGGAAGCGATCTGGGTCGAGGGCCGCTTCGAGATCGCCGAGATCGACACGGAGATGGGCCGTTCCGGCTACCGCATGTACGCCCACGGCGTGACGCTTTACGAGTGGTGA
- a CDS encoding hemerythrin family protein: protein MPVVWRSQMTTGNDLIDQDHKYLLALFNSIELALSKPELMRYLPTFFRQLVDYTADHFSREEQIQLKINYPNYLPHRRQHIEIVARLETLHARVIEELGPSPEDADQDGEVPRPTAEDPEVVRQRLETEVLALAREWVINHVLKSDKDLLPYLKAYPRNFM from the coding sequence ATGCCCGTAGTCTGGCGTTCGCAGATGACGACCGGCAATGACCTGATCGACCAGGACCACAAGTACCTGCTGGCCCTGTTCAATTCCATCGAGCTCGCGCTGAGCAAGCCCGAACTCATGCGCTACCTGCCCACGTTTTTCCGCCAGCTCGTGGACTACACGGCCGATCATTTCTCGCGCGAGGAACAGATCCAGCTCAAGATCAACTATCCGAATTACCTGCCGCACAGGCGACAGCACATCGAGATCGTCGCACGGCTCGAAACCCTCCATGCCCGCGTGATCGAGGAACTCGGGCCGTCGCCCGAAGATGCCGACCAGGACGGCGAGGTGCCGCGACCGACGGCCGAGGACCCCGAGGTAGTGCGCCAGCGGCTGGAGACGGAGGTGCTGGCGCTGGCGCGCGAGTGGGTGATCAATCACGTCCTGAAGTCGGACAAGGACCTGCTGCCCTACCTCAAGGCCTACCCGCGCAATTTCATGTGA
- a CDS encoding carboxylate-amine ligase, protein MTAKEPSFTIGVEEEYLLVDRETRDLVTDMPESMIEDCEHEMEARGQVSPEFLRSQIEVGTKVCESIAEVRQELGRMRECVGRVAERHGCAPIAASTHPFARWLDQRHTDKERYDTLGRELQATARRLLICGMHVHVGIEDEETRIDLMSQFAYFLPHMLALSCSSPFWEGENTGLKSFRLTVFDALPRTGMPETFASWAEYARHIEVMVDAGLIEDGTKIWWDVRPSARYPTLETRVMDVCTRIEDAICIAAINVSLLRMLYRLRVNNQRWRTYARMLLMENRWRAMRYSFDEGLVDLGRGAIVPHRDNLAELIELVREDSDALGCTAEVEHAFTILERGTSAHRQVAAYERALAGGASQREALEAVVDLLIEESRVG, encoded by the coding sequence ATGACAGCTAAGGAACCGAGTTTCACGATCGGCGTCGAGGAGGAATACCTGCTCGTGGACCGCGAGACGCGCGATCTCGTGACCGACATGCCGGAGTCGATGATCGAGGATTGCGAGCACGAGATGGAGGCCCGCGGGCAGGTCAGCCCGGAGTTCCTGCGTTCGCAGATCGAGGTCGGCACCAAGGTCTGCGAGAGCATCGCCGAGGTGCGCCAGGAGCTCGGGCGCATGCGCGAGTGCGTGGGCCGGGTCGCCGAGCGCCATGGCTGCGCACCGATCGCCGCCTCGACCCATCCCTTCGCGCGCTGGCTCGACCAGCGCCACACCGACAAGGAACGCTACGACACGCTGGGCCGCGAGCTGCAGGCCACCGCGCGGCGGCTCCTTATCTGCGGCATGCATGTGCACGTGGGGATCGAGGACGAGGAGACGCGCATCGACCTCATGAGCCAGTTCGCCTATTTCCTGCCGCATATGCTGGCGCTGTCGTGTTCCTCGCCGTTCTGGGAGGGCGAGAACACGGGCCTGAAGTCGTTTCGCCTCACGGTGTTCGACGCGCTGCCGCGCACCGGCATGCCGGAGACCTTCGCCAGCTGGGCAGAGTACGCGCGCCACATCGAGGTGATGGTGGACGCGGGCCTGATCGAGGACGGCACGAAGATCTGGTGGGACGTGCGCCCGAGCGCGCGTTACCCGACGCTCGAGACCCGTGTGATGGACGTGTGCACGCGCATCGAGGATGCGATCTGCATCGCCGCGATCAACGTGTCATTGCTGCGCATGCTTTACCGGCTGCGGGTCAACAACCAGCGCTGGCGGACCTATGCGCGCATGCTGCTGATGGAAAACCGCTGGCGCGCGATGCGCTACAGCTTCGACGAGGGGCTGGTGGATCTCGGCCGCGGCGCCATCGTGCCGCACCGGGACAATCTCGCCGAGCTGATCGAGCTGGTGCGCGAGGATTCGGATGCCTTGGGCTGCACCGCGGAAGTCGAGCACGCCTTCACCATTCTCGAGCGCGGCACCAGCGCGCACCGCCAGGTCGCCGCCTATGAACGGGCCCTCGCCGGCGGCGCCTCGCAGCGCGAGGCGCTCGAGGCGGTGGTGGATCTGCTCATCGAGGAGTCTCGCGTCGGCTGA
- a CDS encoding N-formylglutamate amidohydrolase has protein sequence MPGAKGEAAGSAGTAASGRQSALIGPGEPGPFRVLNPHGRARLLVVCDHASRRIPAALDDLGLDELALGRHIACDIGAGAVAELLSKRLDAPAVLAGYSRLVVDCNRGLDDPTSILAVSDGEFIPGNQGLSRDDKAERARQFFYPYHQAIRRRLESFERRNIVPAFVAVHSFTPIFKRVRRPWQIGILWDKDPRIPVPLLDKLQARGIAVGDNEPYSGKAPADHTVDHHAEGGGLPHVSIEIRQDLIDHPEGITRWAGILGDVLEEILADETLYRKFGETGDDS, from the coding sequence ATGCCCGGCGCCAAAGGCGAGGCCGCAGGATCGGCGGGGACGGCGGCGTCCGGACGGCAAAGCGCACTGATCGGACCGGGAGAGCCGGGGCCGTTTCGCGTCCTGAACCCGCATGGCCGGGCGCGGCTGCTGGTGGTCTGCGATCACGCGAGCCGGCGGATTCCGGCCGCGCTCGACGATCTCGGCCTGGACGAGCTGGCGCTGGGTCGGCACATCGCCTGCGACATCGGCGCGGGCGCGGTCGCGGAACTGCTCTCGAAACGGCTCGATGCGCCGGCCGTGCTGGCGGGGTACTCGCGGCTCGTCGTGGATTGCAACCGCGGCCTGGACGATCCCACCTCGATCCTGGCGGTCAGCGACGGCGAGTTCATTCCCGGCAACCAGGGCTTGAGCCGGGACGACAAGGCGGAACGCGCCCGCCAATTCTTCTATCCTTATCACCAGGCGATCCGTCGCCGCCTCGAGAGCTTCGAGCGGCGCAACATCGTGCCGGCGTTCGTCGCCGTCCACAGCTTCACGCCGATCTTCAAGCGGGTCCGCAGACCGTGGCAGATCGGCATCCTGTGGGACAAGGACCCGCGCATCCCCGTGCCGCTGCTCGACAAGCTGCAGGCCCGCGGCATCGCGGTCGGCGACAACGAACCCTATTCAGGCAAGGCGCCCGCGGACCACACGGTGGACCACCACGCGGAGGGCGGCGGCCTGCCCCATGTTTCCATCGAGATCCGCCAGGACCTCATCGATCATCCCGAGGGCATCACCCGCTGGGCGGGCATTCTCGGGGACGTGCTCGAGGAGATCCTCGCCGACGAGACGCTGTACCGGAAATTTGGGGAGACAGGGGATGACAGCTAA